The nucleotide window GCGACCCCTGTGGCGACGCCGGCGGCAATCCCTTCTTGCAGTTTCCTCTCGAACTCGGATTGCATCGCCGAACGCAAGGCGTGAAGGTGGGTTTCGTTCTGCGCCTGCAGCGTGGCCCGTAACTCGGCCAGCGTCTTTTCGCGCTCGGCTTTCAATGCCGCCTGGAAGGCTTCAACCGAGGTCGGCACAGCGCCGATTTCGGGGCTGTGCTCAGGGGGGAAGGATGGGGTGGCTGCAGGGCGATCAGACATGCATAATTATACCAGAATTATCACATAACTGACTGATATTTCAGTGTTTTATGAGGATGATTCGCCCATAAATCAAACCCTTCCAACAGCCACTCCAACTCTTTGGGGGTGAGTGTCACGGTCGCTTGCGCGCCTGGCGCGGGCCAGGCAAAGCGCTCTTTCTCCAGCCGCTTCTGCCAAAGGCAAAAGCCGTTGCGATGCCAATACAGAATCTTGATGCGGTTGCGCTGGCGATTCACGAACACGAATAACGTATCGCCGAAGACATCCAGTTCCAGCTCGCTTTGCACCAGCGCGGCCAGCCCGTCGATCTGCTTGCGAAAGTCCACCGGCACGCAGCACAAGTAGACCTGCCCAATCGCCACTCCCGGGTGCATCAATGCACCTGCTCAGTCAGCGCCTGACGCACCTGCGCCAGCCACTGCGGGCTGGGCAAGCCGGGCAGCTCCAGACGCAGGCCAGCGCCCAGCACCAGTACATGGCGATCCGCCGCGACAGGGTGATCGACAGCGGCGAGCGGACCCACGTTGACCGGCACAAACTGGCGCGCAACCGGCGCAGCCACCGCCTTGACGGGCACCTGAGCCTTCCGCTCCAGGGCTTTGAGGCGCCGGCGCCAATAATACAGG belongs to Castellaniella sp. and includes:
- the tnpB gene encoding IS66 family insertion sequence element accessory protein TnpB (TnpB, as the term is used for proteins encoded by IS66 family insertion elements, is considered an accessory protein, since TnpC, encoded by a neighboring gene, is a DDE family transposase.) encodes the protein MHPGVAIGQVYLCCVPVDFRKQIDGLAALVQSELELDVFGDTLFVFVNRQRNRIKILYWHRNGFCLWQKRLEKERFAWPAPGAQATVTLTPKELEWLLEGFDLWANHPHKTLKYQSVM
- the tnpA gene encoding IS66 family insertion sequence element accessory protein TnpA, encoding MSTSRGPGQAWWEMHLDAIAREGIGATAYAQREGLPVSSLYYWRRRLKALERKAQVPVKAVAAPVARQFVPVNVGPLAAVDHPVAADRHVLVLGAGLRLELPGLPSPQWLAQVRQALTEQVH